CGCCGCTGGCCGGCATGATCGCGATCCGCGCGATCAGGCCCGCCGGTCCGTCGGTATTCTCGGCGGCGATGGCGATGACGTTGTCGCCGGCGTGCAGATTGCGCGTGATGTCGGCGACGAGCGGATCGCCCCACTCGCCCGACGAGCCGACCGACTTGCCGTTGACGAGCACCTTCATGCTGTTGTCGCACGAGCCGACGAACATCGCCTGCTTCGGGCGATCGTCCAGCACCACCACCTTGCGGAAGTTCGCCTTCTGCCCCGCGCCCGGCTGACCCGGCGCCCAGATCCACATCGGCGTCGGCTCCGCGGCCTGCGATGCGGCGGCGAAACACAAGGTGATCAAAGCGAGCATCAGAACTGTCCGGCTTTGTTGAATCATCTGCTGCACGCGAGCGACTCCTTAAATGACGAGAGACCTTTGGGTGGATACCCGCAAAAGCATCTCAATTTGCCAAAATATTTTCCGCATGACCCGAAGAGCCGGGCACATCGGCGAATTCCACCTGCAAATGCGAGGCGTTCGTGTTGTGGTCGATGACGAGCGTCACCGTGTGCACGCCCGCCGCCAAATCGACCGCCGTCAGCGGGGCGACCGCCGTGCGACGCCCGTCGACGAACATTTCGATGCCGGTAGCGGGCGTGAACTTGAGGCCGACTTTGCCGGCGGCGGTGACCTTCATGTCAAAGCGTGCGATCTTGTACTGTTCGGCCCCGAAACGGTGAATGAGCGGCAGTTCATCGAGCGACAGAACGCCGCTGACATGACTGGTGATCGGTTTCCATGACAGCAGCGGATCGTCGCCGGCGGCGAGCTCGATGCTGAACTCCCGCAGCTTCGATTCCAGCGGCACCGACGATTCGAGCATCCGCCACTGCCGCACCATCGGCGTCGCGCTGACCTTGTACGCCCCTTCCTTGCCAAGCTCCGAAAGGAATCGCACCAGGTCGACGAACTGGTCCCGCCGCAGCGACGCGGTTAGCCCCGGCGGCATCAGCGAAGTCGGCACGATGCTTTGCTGAGCGATGTCCGAGGCGGCGATCGTGTTCACATGATCCGTCGCGTCGCGCAGAACGACCTGCTGATCGTTCTGCTGAACGATCGTGCCGGAGTAGACCTTGCCGTCGCGCGTGTTGATGACGACCAGGTGGTAGCCCTCTTTGATCTTGGCGCTGGGTTCGAGGATCGACTGGATGATGTAATCGACGGGCGCAGAGGCGCCGAGACTCACCAGGTCGGGCCCAACGTGCCCGCCGGCTCCGGCGATGGCGTGACAGGTCGTGCAGGCGATCGCCGCCATGCGGAAGACTTCCTCGCCGCGGGCCGGGTCGCCGTGTGCCTGCACATCCTTGATCATCTGCGCAAGCTGCCCGGGCGTGAGCGAGGCGGGCATCGGACCGAGCGAACCTGCTTCGTTCAGCGCGGCGATAAGGCCCTTCATGTCGCGCCCGGTCGAGCTGACCTGCCGCACCACGGCCGTCGCCACCGGCGGCGCGATATGCTTGTCCTTCAGCGCCGCCGTCAACGCGCCGGGACCCTGCTTCTGAGCCAGAAAAGCCGCGATCATCGGCGATGTGTCCGCCGACGCATCGACCTGCCCGAGTACGTCGGCGGCGACGCGGGCGGCATGGTTGAGGTCGATCATCGAAAGCGCCGTCGCCGCGCGAATCTTGACCGCCGCCGGGTGCTCGCCGCCGGCCAGGTCCGTCAGCGTCGTCTTGCCCGCCGCGCCGCCGAGCAGGCCAAGCGATTCGATCGACGCGGCCTGAACCGAGGCGGACGTCGCGGCGTCGGCGGCGTGTTTGACGAGCGTGTCGCGCGCCGATTCGACTTTCCACCGGCCGGCGAGCGTCGCCGCCGCCGAAGCCGTGGCGTCATCGCCGTCGCTCAACAGCGTGACGATCGACTTGAGGTCGCCTTCCGGTTTCGCTCCGCGGCGCGCCGCCGCATCGAGCGCGCCCAGCAATGTCACGCGCCCGTCAGGTTTGGCCATCGCCTGATCGAACAGGATGCGCAGGTCATGCGGACCGCCCTTGGCGGCGATCAGGTCCAGCACGCGGCCCCGATCCGCCTCGGCGATCTTCCCGGCGGTGTACATCGCCACGACCGGTCCCAGCGCCGCCGGGTCCTCGGTCGCGCTGACGGCAAAGACCATGCGGTCGGCCTTGCCTTCGAAGTTGAGTTTGCCCGCGATGAGATCGGGCAGCCAATGATCCTTGCCCTCGCGCACAGTGAGCCAGAGGGCGTAGTCGATGTTCGGGTCCATCGGCTTGTCCATCGCTGCCAATGCGAGCGACACGCCCTGCGTCGAATCCAGCCGGCGCAGCGCCGTCACCGCCTCCAGCCGTACGCGCGGATGATCGTCCGCCACGGCGGTCGCGAGCAGCGCCGGCCCATCGTTGATCTGCTCCACCCAATCGCCGAGCACGCGCACCGCGGCGGCCCGGGCGTGCGGGTCATTTGATTTCAACAGCGATGTGAGC
The window above is part of the Planctomycetota bacterium genome. Proteins encoded here:
- a CDS encoding sorbosone dehydrogenase; translation: MKALLAACGLALLLFVQPIFAIDGVPDPDPMKEMAELQIADGFEISLFASDPMIVNPTQMNWDEKGRLWVACASLYPMIAPGETPDDKIVVLEDTDHDGKADKSTVFTSNLLVPTAVIPGDGGAYVANSTEMLHLVDTDGDGRADTQRVVLSGFGTEDTHHIIHTFRWLPDGRLYFNQSIYIHSHVETPWGPRRLGAGGIWRFEPHSLKLDVYARGFINPWGHFVDRWGQSFATDGANGEGVNYVFPGEAFPTAKDVTRIMHGLNPGQPKQCGLEILSGRHLPDDWQGNLLTNDFRGHRVNRFVLSDSGSGYISRQAPDLIRTNHVAFRPVDIKMGPDGAIYIADWYNPIINHGEVDFRDPRRDHTHGRIWRITAKGRPLVTPPQIDGATVEQLLEMLKLPETWTRDQARRMLKERGAQTVLPALGSWSKTLTDDHDRLEALWVYQSLDTPNEELLTSLLKSNDPHARAAAVRVLGDWVEQINDGPALLATAVADDHPRVRLEAVTALRRLDSTQGVSLALAAMDKPMDPNIDYALWLTVREGKDHWLPDLIAGKLNFEGKADRMVFAVSATEDPAALGPVVAMYTAGKIAEADRGRVLDLIAAKGGPHDLRILFDQAMAKPDGRVTLLGALDAAARRGAKPEGDLKSIVTLLSDGDDATASAAATLAGRWKVESARDTLVKHAADAATSASVQAASIESLGLLGGAAGKTTLTDLAGGEHPAAVKIRAATALSMIDLNHAARVAADVLGQVDASADTSPMIAAFLAQKQGPGALTAALKDKHIAPPVATAVVRQVSSTGRDMKGLIAALNEAGSLGPMPASLTPGQLAQMIKDVQAHGDPARGEEVFRMAAIACTTCHAIAGAGGHVGPDLVSLGASAPVDYIIQSILEPSAKIKEGYHLVVINTRDGKVYSGTIVQQNDQQVVLRDATDHVNTIAASDIAQQSIVPTSLMPPGLTASLRRDQFVDLVRFLSELGKEGAYKVSATPMVRQWRMLESSVPLESKLREFSIELAAGDDPLLSWKPITSHVSGVLSLDELPLIHRFGAEQYKIARFDMKVTAAGKVGLKFTPATGIEMFVDGRRTAVAPLTAVDLAAGVHTVTLVIDHNTNASHLQVEFADVPGSSGHAENILAN